Proteins from a genomic interval of Undibacterium parvum:
- a CDS encoding flagellar hook assembly protein FlgD, which produces MTTVQTNNVDPSLQATMNGGRAAKNSTQEAQDRFMTLLVTQMKNQDPLNPMDNAQVTSQLAQLSTVTGIDKLNATVTSMNTNFLAAQNLQAASMIGHGVIASGNAISLTDGKAIYGVELPQAADKVSISIRNSGGLIVKTIDADAMAEGVNTLTWDGKTDSGAVAPNGVYKFEVSARSGEKKLDAKTLGFGIVSSISSGAQGAKLSVANIGNISMADVKQIY; this is translated from the coding sequence ATGACTACCGTACAAACAAATAACGTTGATCCCAGCTTGCAAGCGACTATGAATGGTGGTCGCGCCGCTAAAAATTCAACGCAAGAGGCTCAGGACAGGTTTATGACCTTACTGGTTACTCAGATGAAAAACCAAGATCCATTAAATCCTATGGATAACGCGCAAGTAACCAGCCAATTAGCGCAGTTGTCAACGGTGACAGGAATCGATAAATTAAATGCGACCGTCACGTCTATGAACACCAATTTTTTGGCGGCTCAAAACTTACAAGCCGCTAGCATGATAGGGCATGGAGTAATAGCTTCTGGTAATGCGATTTCTCTAACCGATGGTAAAGCCATTTATGGGGTTGAGTTGCCGCAGGCAGCTGATAAAGTGAGCATTTCTATTCGCAATTCTGGTGGTCTTATTGTGAAAACTATTGATGCCGATGCCATGGCCGAGGGAGTCAATACTCTTACCTGGGATGGTAAGACTGATAGTGGGGCGGTTGCGCCGAATGGTGTCTATAAATTTGAGGTGAGTGCGAGATCTGGTGAGAAAAAGCTTGACGCGAAAACTCTTGGTTTTGGCATTGTTTCTAGTATCAGCTCCGGTGCACAAGGCGCGAAATTAAGTGTAGCGAATATTGGAAATATCAGTATGGCTGACGTAAAGCAAATTTACTGA